The following proteins come from a genomic window of Megalops cyprinoides isolate fMegCyp1 chromosome 6, fMegCyp1.pri, whole genome shotgun sequence:
- the pax7a gene encoding paired box protein Pax-7a isoform X3, translating to MCDRVAAMATLPGTVPRMMRPAPGQNYPRTGFPLEVSTPLGQGRVNQLGGVFINGRPLPNHIRHKIVEMAHHGIRPCVISRQLRVSHGCVSKILCRYQETGSIRPGAIGGSKPRQVATPEVEKRIEEYKRENPGMFSWEIRDKLLKDGVCDRATVPSVSSISRVLRARFGRKDEEDDCDKKDEDGEKKAKHSIDGILADKGE from the exons ATGTGTGACAGAGTAGCTGCTATGGCTACTTTACCAGGAACAGTACCGCGAATGATGCGACCGGCGCCAGGCCAGAACTATCCTCGCACGGGTTTTCCTTTGGAAG TATCAACCCCACTGGGCCAAGGGCGCGTGAATCAGCTGGGAGGAGTGTTCATCAATGGTCGGCCGCTGCCAAATCATATTCGACACAAGATTGTGGAAATGGCGCATCACGGCATCCGACCCTGCGTCATCTCGCGACAGCTTCGAGTTTCCCACGGCTGCGTGTCCAAAATCCTCTGCCGCTATCAGGAGACCGGCTCTATCCGTCCCGGGGCGATCGGGGGAAGCAAACCCAGG CAAGTAGCAACACCTGAAGTGGAGAAGCGGATTGAGGAGTACAAGCGAGAGAACCCCGGCATGTTCAGCTGGGAGATCCGGGACAAGCTCCTGAAAGACGGCGTGTGTGACCGGGCCACGGTTCCATCAG TCAGTTCTATCAGCCGGGTTCTGAGGGCCCGGTTCGGCAGGAAAGATGAGGAAGACGACTGTGACAAGAAGGATGAAGACGGAGAAAAGAAAGCGAAGCACAGCATCGACGGCATTCTGGCTGATAAAGGTGAGTAA